A stretch of the Rosa rugosa chromosome 5, drRosRugo1.1, whole genome shotgun sequence genome encodes the following:
- the LOC133710555 gene encoding endo-1,3;1,4-beta-D-glucanase-like has product MSGPACCSNPPALNPASGSGHVEKLAGLDSYVTGSPDSKLAVLLIADIFGYEAPLLRKLADKVAAAGFFVVVPDFFYGDAFPGDAGPVGNSSALPIWLKTHLPIKASEAAKPLLEALKSKGVSAIGAVGFCWGAKAAVELAKYDDLLHAAVLCHPSFVTVDDFKAVKVPISVLGAEIDPISPPDVVKQFEEVLTARPEIKSHVKIFPKVQHGWTVRYNAEDEAAVKCAEEAHQDILDWFFSHVK; this is encoded by the exons ATGTCAGGCCCCGCGTGCTGCTCAAACCCTCCAGCCCTTAACCCAGCAAGTGGTTCCGGCCATGTTGAAAAGCTTGCTGGTCTGGACTCCTATGTGACTGGCTCTCCTGACTCCAAGCTTGCCGTTCTTCTCATTGCTGACATTTTTG GATATGAAGCTCCACTCTTGAG GAAGCTCGCAGACAAAGTTGCAGCTGCTGGGTTCTTTGTTGTGGTACCTGACTTCTTTTATGGAGATGCTTTTCCTGGTGATGCTGGACCAGTTGGAAACTCTTCTGCTCTACCTATTTGGTTAAAGACACATTTACCG ATCAAGGCATCTGAAGCTGCAAAACCATTACTTGAAGCTTTAAAGAGTAAAGGTGTTTCTGCAATTGGGGCTGTAGGCTTCTGTTGGGGAG CCAAGGCTGCGGTTGAACTTGCAAAGTATGATGATCTTCTCCATGCTGCTGTCTTGTGCCATCCTTCATTCGTCACTGTGGACGATTTCAAGG CGGTTAAGGTTCCCATTTCTGTACTTGGAGCTGAGATTGATCCGATTTCGCCACCTGACGTCGTGAAACAATTTGAAGAGGTTTTAACTGCAAGACCTGAG ATCAAAAGCCATGTGAAGATATTCCCAAAAGTGCAACATGGGTGGACCGTGAGGTACAACGCTGAAGATGAGGCCGCTGTTAAGTGTGCTGAGGAGGCTCATCAAGACATACTGGATTGGTTCTTTAGCCATGTCAAATGA
- the LOC133710556 gene encoding endo-1,3;1,4-beta-D-glucanase-like, whose product MSGPQCCSNPPILNPTSGSGHVEKLGGLDSYLTGSPEAKLAIVLVSDVFGYDAPNLRKLADKVAAAGFFVVVPDFFYGDPYVPPADGSHGGIPTWLKGHGPEKGFEDVKVVIEALKSKGVSAIGAAGFCWGAKVVVELAKGDFIQAAVLAHPSFVTVDDIKAVKVPISILGAEIDRMSPPEVVKQFEEALTAKPEIKSHVKIFPKVSHGWTVRYDVSDEEAVKPAEEAHKDLLEWFVNHVK is encoded by the exons ATGTCAGGCCCTCAGTGCTGCTCGAACCCACCGATCCTGAACCCAACCAGTGGATCCGGCCACGTTGAGAAGCTTGGTGGTCTCGACTCCTATCTCACAGGCTCTCCTGAGGCCAAGCTTGCCATTGTTCTTGTCTCTGACGTTTTTG GGTATGATGCTCCAAACTTGAG GAAGCTCGCAGACAAAGTTGCAGCTGCTGGCTTCTTTGTTGTGGTCCCTGACTTCTTTTATGGAGACCCTTATGTACCTCCAGCTGATGGATCCCATGGCGGTATACCTACATGGCTGAAGGGTCATGGACCG GAGAAGGGATTTGAAGATGTTAAAGTAGTTATTGAAGCTCTAAAAAGTAAAGGTGTTTCTGCAATCGGTGCTGCAGGCTTCTGTTGGGGAG CCAAGGTTGTAGTTGAACTTGCAAAGGGCGACTTTATCCAAGCTGCTGTTCTGGCTCATCCTTCATTTGTCACTGTGGATGATATCAAGG CTGTTAAGGTTCCAATATCTATACTTGGAGCTGAGATTGATCGGATGTCTCCGCCTGAAGTTGTGAAACAATTTGAAGAGGCTTTGACTGCAAAGCCTGAG ATCAAAAGTCATGTGAAGATATTCCCAAAAGTGTCGCATGGATGGACTGTGAGGTATGATGTTTCAGACGAAGAAGCTGTGAAGCCCGCTGAGGAGGCTCATAAAGACTTGTTGGAGTGGTTCGTGAACCATGTCAAGTGA
- the LOC133710558 gene encoding endo-1,3;1,4-beta-D-glucanase-like, with the protein MAGPQCCSNPPTLNPTSGSGHVEKLGGLDSYLTGSPDSKLAIVLVSDIFGYEAPNLRKLADKVAAAGFFVVVPDFFYGDPYVPPADGSLDSLPTWLKGHGPEKRFEDVKLVIGALKSQGVSSIGAAGFSLGAKVVVELAKGDFIQAAVLAHPSLFTVDDIKAVKVPISILGAEIDQMSPPEVVKQFEEALAAKSEIKSHVKIFPKVSHGWTVRYDVSDKEAVKVAEEAHKDLLEWFVNHVR; encoded by the exons ATGGCAGGCCCTCAGTGCTGCTCGAACCCACCGACCCTGAACCCAACCAGTGGATCCGGCCACGTTGAGAAGCTTGGTGGTCTCGACTCCTATCTCACTGGCTCTCCTGACTCCAAGCTTGCCATTGTTCTTGTCTCCGACATTTTTG GGTATGAGGCTCCAAACTTGAG GAAGCTCGCAGACAAAGTTGCAGCTGCTGGCTTCTTTGTTGTGGTCCCTGACTTCTTTTATGGAGACCCTTATGTACCTCCAGCTGATGGATCCTTGGACTCTCTACCTACATGGCTGAAAGGTCATGGACCG GAGAAGCGATTTGAAGATGTTAAACTAGTTATTGGAGCTCTAAAAAGTCAAGGCGTCTCTTCAATCGGTGCTGCAGGCTTCTCTTTGGGAG CCAAGGTAGTAGTTGAACTTGCAAAGGGTGACTTTATCCAAGCTGCTGTTCTGGCTCATCCTTCTTTATTCACTGTGGATGATATCAAGG CTGTTAAGGTTCCAATATCTATACTTGGAGCTGAGATTGATCAGATGTCTCCGCCTGAAGTCGTGAAACAATTTGAAGAGGCTTTGGCTGCAAAGTCTGAG ATCAAAAGTCATGTGAAGATATTCCCAAAAGTGTCGCATGGATGGACTGTGAGGTATGATGTTTCAGACAAAGAAGCTGTGAAGGTCGCTGAGGAGGCTCATAAAGATTTGTTGGAGTGGTTTGTGAACCATGTCAGGTGA
- the LOC133711330 gene encoding uncharacterized protein LOC133711330 encodes MIGFIAKISTLPRLLLLVYQIGERFGLETKKTTNLGIIAGVAALVFGFNELPEVGWRVKRLWLLGFQRGERKKQNKKKEKGRNRTTGRTEEAEISNRGEELLYFTDSSVETKKGCSWYIGSVSSFESTCVLNWTNLGVECLLCNKKFLVKFRLQSCIYSRTWENQFFKLLDAEV; translated from the exons ATGATTGGGTTTATTGCAAAAATCTCAACTCTTCCCCGTCTTCTTCTGTTGGTCTATCAGATT GGGGAGAGGTTTGGACTGGAAACAAAGAAAACGACGAATCTTGGTATTATTGCTGGTGTGGCTGCTCTGGTTTTTGGATTCAATGAGTTGCCTGAAGTGGGTTGGAGGGTGAAGAGG TTGTGGCTTTTGGGTTTTCAGAGGGGAGAAAGGAAGAAACAGaacaagaagaaggagaaaggaaGAAACAGAACAACGGGAAGGACAGAAGAGGCAGAGATATCCAACAGAGGAGAAGAACTGCTCTACTTCACAGATTCAAG TGTAGAGACGAAGAAGGGATGTTCTTGGTATATTGGGTCTGTCAGTAGCTTTGAAAG CACCTGTGTACTCAATTGGACCAACTTAGGAGTGGAGTGCCTTCTGTGTAATAAAAAGTTTCTGGTCAAG TTCAGACTCCAAAGTTGCATATACTCAAGAACTTGGGAAAACCAGTTTTTTAAACTTCTTGACGCAGAAGTTTGA